The sequence below is a genomic window from Halosolutus gelatinilyticus.
GTCGCGACCCTCGCCCGAGAGCGGGTACGTCCGATCGGTTCGCGTGACGATCTGTGGCTCCGGTCCCGGCTCGAGGGTCGCCCCGAGATAGTACGCGAGGGTGCTCGCCGCGTAGACCGTCGATCGCTCCGGCGGGAGCTCGATCCGAATCCCGGTTTCCGGCGCGGAGAGTTCGTCGGGGATCCGGAGTTCGCCGCCGAGTTCGAGCCGGGGCGGGTGCCCGCGGAGGGAGGGGAGCGAGCGCTCCGGCGAGAGCGTCTTCAGCGCGGAGCCGAACGTCGAGACGGCCGCCATCAGATCGGCCGGGTCGGCCGTCGTCGTCACCGTCGTTTCCGGACGGCGGTGGTTCGAGCGCGCGCCGATTTCCAGGCGGCGGCGCTCGTCGAACTCGATCCGCATGTGATCGGTCGAGGACGCGATCGTCACCGGCCCGCCGACGCGGACGTAGATCTTTATCGGCGCCATCAGCTCCAGCACGTACTCGCCCGGCGGAAGCTCCTCGTAGGCGAAGTGCTCGGCTTCGGCGACTAGTTCGCCGTCGGCGACGTCGCGAACGTACACCGCGACGACGAACGGGAGCGTGATTCGATCGGTCTCGATCGTCGTCGCGCCGTCGACCGGGAAGAGGAACCGGTCGTCATCAGCCGGTTTCGGATCGACCGCGCTGCGGGTTCGGAGCGGGAACTGACGGCCCTGAATCGGGTCGTGAACGACGATTCCGCTCGTGCCGTTGGCCGGTCGAAACGTCGGTTTCATAGGAGTCTCTTGGGTCTCGAATCCGTCGAGCCGCGCCGTCGGTACCGATTACGTCTCGGTACCGCCGACATCGGTTTGGAACCACTCGGTCGTGTGTCCCGTCTCGCGGATGTGCCAGCGCTGTTCGGGGCCGTCGGCGCCGACGCGCAGTTCGACGACGACGTCAAACAGTTCCTCGACGGCTCGCACGTGTTCGGAGGTGCGATCCGTCAGCATCACGTAATGGCCGATCCCCGAGGCCCGTCGAACCCGGTCCGTGACGGTTTCGAGAAAGTCGGCGACGGAGTCGCCGTCGTACTGCGATCGAATCGAGCCGAGGGAATCGAGACAGACGCGAAGCTGTCCGGGGGAGAGTCCGTCGCACGCGGCCGCGAGCGTCTCCACTGCGTCGACGAGCTCCGCGGCCAGCGCGTCGAGATCGCCGGCTACCGGTCTGACCGACGGCCGTTGGGGTGCCGCCTCCATCGCGGCGACGGATCGGCTGCCGCCGCCGTGATCGACGACGACGGAGCGCGGGGGAGCGGCCTCGACCGCGTCCAGCCGATCGATCGCGCTCTCGACGTCGTGTCCGTGGACGGCGACGACGCGGGCGCGATCCGGGGCCGTCCCGAGCAGATCGCGGCTGGTCGCCTCGCTGACTTCGTGCGGGACCGAGCCCACGACGAGGAGGTTCCCGCCGGTTCGGTTGATTCGGGTGAGCGTCGGCTGGACCGTCACCGTCCCGCCGCTGCGGACTATGATATCGTACTCGTGAAACGGCACGCGGAGTCCGCCCTCACCGCGCGCGACTCCGTTTCCTCGGGGGCGAAAGAGCGCGTTCAGCGCGTTCCGATCGAGAACCGCGTCGATCGCGTCCCGGACGGCGATCGGGTCGGCGTCGGTCGCGGCCGTAACCGCCGAGACGACCGTGGAGAGTAGCGATTGCGGGCCGTCCCAGTCGTGAGTGACCGTCGCCGCCGCCGCGTCGTCGATCGCGCCCAGCGCGTCCGTCGCGGACGCGCTCGGCCGATCGAGAACGGTTATCGTTTCGTCGCTCTCGACGATCGAAACCGCGTCGTCGATTTCGAGTGCGACGACCACCGTCGGCGAGTCGGCGGTCGCGGGGTCGAAGAGCGCGTTCAGTGCGTCGGGATCCACGATGTCGTTGAGCACGGGGACATCGTACGGGCTGGCTCCCGTCGCCTCTGCGACCGCGCGTACCAGCCCGGACGCGACCGCCGCTCCGTGTGTTCCCGAGGTGTCTACCGACGACTCGTCGCCGTTCATACAGCCCCGTTCGTGATCCAGAGATGAATACCCATCGCTCAAACGGGGTTCGTCTGGACGATCAATTTCAATGATCCAGCACGACCTGTTAATACGTTCGACCACGATAGCGTGCACTGATGACCGAAGACGCCGACGATCGATCCGGGGATGCCGGCTCGAATATCCCGCACGACCTCTCGATGCGGTTGGCCACAGAGGGTGAGCGATCGCGCGTCGACGAACTCTTCGACGCGCTCTCTCACCGGCGGCGTCGTCTCGTGCTGTACTATCTGAAAGCCAACGAACAGACCACCCTCGACGAACTCGCCGACTGGGTCGCTACGATCGAAGCCAGACCGAACGGAAGCGAAGCGACGGCCGAGCAGCGGGAAGCCGCCGCAATCGATCTCTTTCACATCCACCTTCCGAAACTGGCCGATCTGAAGGTTATCGAATACGACCGTCGAAGCGGCGACGCCAGGTACCGCGATCCGCCGGAGACGGTCGACCAACTGCTCCGGGCGGCGGCGGTGATGGAGTTCGAGTAAGGGACGACTACCGTCTCGGTCGATCGGTTCAGCGGCGGCGTTTCTCCTTCTCGAGCACCCGGACGTTCTCGAGTCCCGTCTCCGGATACCGTCCCCGTTCGTCCTTCTCGACGGCCTTGACCATGTCCCAGACGACGTTCAATCCGGTCGTGACGCCCTCCAGAGCCTCCATCTCGCAGCCGGTCTTGCCGGTGGTCTCGACGGCGACCTCGAGTTCGATCCGATCGTCGCGGAGGTCGAATGCGGTGTCGACGTTCGTGATCGGGATCTGGTGGCACATCGGGATCGCCTCCCAGGTGTGTTTGACCGCCTGGATCGCGCCGACGCGGGCCGTCGCGAGCACGTCGCCCTTTCCCACCTGGTCGTCGCGGATCGCCTCGATCGTCGACGGCCGGAGTCGGATCTCGCCGGCGGCGACGGCACGGCGCTCGCTGTCGGGTTTGTCGCCGACGTCGACCATCTGCACGTCGCCCTCGGCGGTCGTGTGGGTGAGGTCGTCGGCCGCTGACTCGTCTTTCTCACCCATCGGTCTCACCCCACAGTGCCTCCGGGATCGCATACAGCATGTCGGACGCGACGTAGCCGTTGGCGTCGGTCTCGGCCAGTCGCTCCCCCGCGAGCCCGTTGACATGCGCGCCCGCGGCCGCAGCGTCGATCGCGTCGGCGTGGTCGAATAGGGCGGCGACGATACCGGCGAGCAGGTCTCCGGTGCCGCCGACTTTCATGCCCGGGGTGCCCGATCGGCTGATCCGCGTCCGATCGCCGTCCGTGATAACGTCGGCGGCGCCCTTCGCGAGGATCACGTGGCCGAGGTCGGCCGCGAAGGCCTCGATTTCGTCGGCCGCCGCGGCCAGATCGTCGGTGTCGGGTCCGCCCATCGCCGCCAGCTCCCCGCGATTGGGCGTACAGATCAGCGTCGCCTCGGTCTCGACCTCGGGCACGACCCGGAGGGCGTCCGCGTCGACGACCGCACGGCCCGTATGTGATTCGAGGAACCGGCGGGTCGCGTCCAGGGTCTCGTCGGCGTTCCCGAGTCCGGGGCCGATGACGACGACGTTCTCGTACCGCTCCGCGGTCTCGACGAGGTCGTCGACCTGGTCCGGAGTGAGACGGGCGCCCTCGTAGGGCTGGACGATCAGATCCTCTGCGTAGCTCTGGATCTCGCCAGTCACGGACTCGGGGGCCGCAACGAACGAGAGCTCGGCGCCGGCCCGCAGCGCGGCCTGCGCGGCCAGTGCCGGCGCGCCGGTGTACGGTCCGCCGCCGATGATATAGGGTCGGCCCTCCCGATCGTCGGGCCGGGCGAGACGGACGTCACCGGGGCCGACGAACCGCTCGGCGGCCGCCGGAATGCCGATATCGGCGACCGTCACCTCGGCGTCGAGATCGGACAGCCCCGGCTTCTCGTCGTGGAACGTGACGACGTAGTCCGCTTCGACGCCGTTTTCGGCGTGGTCGCCCGCGTCCTCCGCGTCCGGTTCGGCGTTCGCGTCGAACCCGGACGGAACGTCGACCGCCACGACGGTCGCGTCGGCCTCGTTGATCGCCCGCGCGGCGGTCGCGGCGGGCTCGCGCAGTTCGCCGCTGATCCCCGTCCCCAGCATCGCGTCGACGGTCACGTCGCAATCGGGCAGCTCGAACTCGCTCGAATCCGTTACTTCCCGCGTCTCGTACCCCGCCCGCCGGAGGGCCTCCCAGTTCTCGCGGGCGATCTCGGTCCCGATCGCGTCCGATCGGCCGAGCAGGATCGTCGTCGCATCGTACTCGTCTAAAAATCGGGCGGCGACGAACGCGTCGCCGCCGTTGTTCCCCCGGCCGGCGACGATCGCGACCCGATCGCCGGGGTCGGCGACTTCTCGAACCTGCCTGGCGACGGCGTTCCCGCTGGACTCCATCAGCTGCTTTCGTGGTACGCCGAGCGCGGCGGCGTTCTCGTCGACGGCAGCCATCCGCTCGCCTGTGATCATACACTGGTCTTCGTCCGGCCCGCCGTTCAACATTGCGGACCTCGCGGGTCACGTGCGACCGCCGACCCGCGACGGCGACGGTGGCGAACAGACGTTCGCCGACGAGGATCCGCGTCCACAGGATATTTCGTGTCAGCCGTTCTCGAATCGCACATGCAAGAGGCAGTTATCGTCGACGCCGTTCGGACGCCGTTCGGCGATCGCGACGGCGCGTTTGCGGACGTCCACCCGCAGGATCTCGCGGCGGAGCCGCTGCTCGCCTTAGAAGAGCGACTGGGGTTCGATCCGGAGCGGACGATCGAGGACGTCATCTACGGCTGCGTGACGCCGATCGGCGAGCAGGGCGGGAACATCGGCCGGCTCGCCCCGCTGGTCGCCGGCTGGGGCGACGACGTGCCGGGCGTCCAGTTAAACCGGATGTGCGGCTCCGGCCAACAGGCGGTCAACTTCGCCGCCGGCGCGGTCGCGACGGGCGCCCACGACGTGCTCGTCGCCGGCGGCGTCGAGCACATGACTCGGGCGCCGATCGGCAGCGACTACGATGGCGTCGCGTCCTCGTACTTCGACCACTACGACGAACTGGTCCACCAGGGCGAGAGCGCCGAACGGATCGCCGAGGAGTGGGGGTTCGGCCGTCGCGAGTTGGACGAACTCGCCGCCGACTCACAGCGGCGGTGGAAGGGGGCCTGGGACGCGGGGCGATACGAGTCGCAGATCACGCCGGTCGAAGTCGAGGTCGACGGCGAGACGCGCGTTGTCGACGCGGACGAACACCCGCGGCCGGAGTCGACCGCGGACGGCCTCGGCGAATTGCCGCTCGCGTTCCGCGATGCGGGCGACGGCGTGATCCACGCGGGCAACTCCTCCGGGATCGTCGACGGCGCGAGCGCAGTCCTCGTCGCGAGACGCGAGGTCGCCGAGGAACGCGGCTGGGAGCCGATGGCCCGCATCGTCCAAACCGAAGTGGTCGGCGTCGATCCCGTCACGATGCTCACCGGCCCGATCCCCGCGACCGAGGGCGTACTCGAGAAGACCGACCTGACGATCGACGACGTCGACCTGTTCGAGGTCAACGAGGCGTTCGCCTCCGTCGTCGCCGCCTGGCTCGAGGAGATGGACGTTCCGCGGGCGGAACTCTGGGAGCGGACGAACGTCAACGGCGGCGCGATCGCCCACGGCCACCCGCTCGGGGCGACCGGCGCGGCGCTGATCACGAAACTCGTCCACGAACTCGATCGAACCGGGAAAGACGTTGGCCTCTCGACGATGTGCATCGGGTTCGGCCAGGGGATCGCGACGATCGTGGAACGAATCTAGGGTATCGATTCGTACTGGACCAAAATCAGCCCCCGAATACGATCGCCCGTCGTTTTCGAGGACACCGCGACGGACATCTCCCGGACGACGCCAGCGGGCCACCTCGGCCGCGGGGAGGACGTCGCGACGCTCGCCGTCTACTTCGCGAGCGAGCAGGCGGGGTTCGTCACGGGCCAGGCCGTCGGCGTCACCGGCGGCGTCGATCTCTTCACATACTGATCGGCGATCGGCGCCGGTTTTCGACGGCGGTTTCTCGCCGGCGGGCGTCGGATACATCTATTCGTCTGACCGCAGTATCGACGATACTCACTATGCTCTGCCCGCAGTGCCAACAACGATTCAGACCGAGAGCGACCGACGATACCGTCGGCGGAAAGAACGTGGTTTTCATCAGTTGTAGAACCTGCAACACCGTCATCGGAATCGTGTGATTCCGCTCGGTCGGGTCGCACGATCGAGCGGGTACCCGCCTCCGGCAATCAGTACCGGACCTCGAATCCCTCCTCGCCCCGCGGCTCTTCGTACTCGACCGCGACGTCGTTCACATCGGCCGCCGGGCTGCCCTCGTGGCAGAACTCGATCATCGACTCGACGGCGTTCTCGGGGCCCTCGAAGACGGCCTCGACGCGTCCGTCCTGCAGGTTCTTGACCCAGCCGTCGACGCCGTGCTCGCGGGCCGTCTCGCGGGTCGTCGCTCGATAGAAGACGCCCTGTACCTTTCCCGAGACGAAAACGTGCGCCCGGCTTCGGTCTGTCATGTGCGAGCCATCGATCGCGATCGGTAAAAATCCCGTTCGTTCCGCGATCGACCGCGACTAGTCGCCGACAGCGGCAATCGTCAGTCCTCGATGGGCTCGGTGAGTTGCTGACACCGATCGATCCACCGCACCTCGTAGGTTCCCGGACCGACCACGCGTCCGTGAAGATCGGTAATCGTTTCGACGCCTGCGTCCGTACACCAGTCGATACAGGTCAGATACGCCCCGAAATCGAACGTCTCGTGAAGCGTCGCGTCCCGTTCGATCCGTACCGTCTCGAACCCGGCGAGCGCAGTCGCGAACGCACGCGTGTGGCCGTCGGATAGGTACCACGCCCCGTCGTATTCGAAGGCGGGAAGCGGATCGTAGTTCGGCTCGTCGAAATCGAACCACTCCACCACGTCCGCCAATTTTTCGCTCGATATGTACAGCTGGGTGGGGCGGATCTCGTCGATCGGAAGACGACGTGTCATTCGACCGGTTAGATCTACGCGACCGTACGGAGAATACTCCTTTGGTGCCGCTGACGCCCGCGGTACCGTCGGCCAGGTCGATGTCGTCAGCCATGCCGACCACGTGTTCCGTTCGACCCTACTTCGACGCTCCCTGATCCATCATCGCCCTGACCACACCCTATAGGTCAGCGGAGCCGAATGTTGTGGTGATGAAGTTCGACGAACTCGAGCGCGTGTACGGATGCGACGAGTACTACTGGGGAACAGAGCCGAACGAGATGGCCGAGCGGACGGCGGCGCTCGCGTCGGAGACGATCGACGACGTCACGGCGATCGATATCGGCGCCGGAGAGGGGCGCGACGCGGTGTACTTCGCCGAACGGGGGTGGGACGTGTACGCGCTGGACGTGTCGCCCAACGGCTTGCGGAAGGCGGAGCGACTCGCGCGGGACCGCGGGGCATCCCTTCGGACGATCGAAGCCGACGCGAACGAGGCCGTCCCTCCCGAACCGGTCGACGTCGTCTACTCGGCGGGGACGATCCAGTACATCCGGCCCGAGAACCGACGGCGCCAGTTCGATCGGTTCAAGGAGCGGACGGTCTCCGGCGGACTGCACGCAATGTTCGCGTTCGTCGATCACCCCGCAATCCCGACGCCACCGGACTGGACGGAAAACGAGCACTTCTACTCACCTGGCGAGCTGGCGGGCTACTACGAGGACTGGGACGTCGTTCGCCGCCGAGAGATCGTGTTCGACGACGACTCGGGCGACGAACCCCACCAGCACGCGGCGGAGATACTGTTCGCGCGGAAATCGTCCTGAATCGAATCCGGGTCGCGGAACCGACAACCCAAGGTGGTCCGACCCCGTATCCGGTCCCAGTGACCGTACGGCATCGGGACGGGATCCACTTCGAGTTCGAGGCTGACGGCGAGGCTGCAGTCGTCGCGGACGCGCGCAACGCCGTCGGCGAGGTGAACGTCGTTAGCCACGCCCACGCCGATCACACGTTCCGATCGACGCCGGGAACCGTGGTCTGCTCCGCCGAGACGGCGGCGATCGCGGCCGCCCGAACTGGGACCGAGTTCGAGTACGTCGATCGCGCGCCGGGGATCGACCTCGTCCCGGCGGGCCACGTCGTCGGCTCCCGCGCGGCCCTGATCGAAGACGAGGCCGGACGACGATACTGTTACACCGGCGACGTCTCGATCCGCGATCGGTGCTATCTCGACGGGTTCGATCCGAGCGCGATCGAGGCGGACGTACTGGTGATCGAGACCACCTACGGCAGACCGAAGTACCGATTTCCGCCCCAGGCCGACCTCGAATCCGAAATCGTCGACTGGATCCGCGACAACGACGATCGGCCGCTGTTCCTGTTCGGCTACTCGCTCGGCCGGGCGCAGAAACTGCAGTGGATAGCACGGGAGGCAACCGAGCGATCCGGCGATCGAGAGATCCTGGCCTCCGAGTCGATTCGCGACGTCACGCGAGCGATCGAGTCGGCGACCGACCTCTCGTTCGACGGCCAGCCGTACGATTCGCTGCGCGGACTGACCGACGAGATCGTGATCCTGCCGTCGAACCAGGCCCGATCGGAGTGGGTCGAGCGGACGGTCGATCGCGAGGACGGACTGAAGGCCGGCTTTTCGGGCTGGGCCGTCGACGACTCCTTTCGGTACCGGGGGAACTACGACGCCACCTTCCCGCTGACCGACCACTGTGACTTCGACGAACTCGTCTCGGTAGTCTGCGAGATCGATCCCGAGGTCGTCTACACCCACCACGGCTCCGACGAGGCGTTCGCGGACGCGCTCGCGACCGAGTACGGCTACCGGGCGCGACCGCTGAAACGCGATCAGCGAACGCTCGGGGAGTTTTGCTGATGGGGGTCCTCGATCGCCTCGAAGACGAGTTCGTCGACGTCTCGAGTCGCCGCGCGACGATCCGGGAGTTGCTCGAACTCGCCGTCGGCGCGCTCGTGTTCGTCCTCGCCGCGGCCGGACTCGCGTACTACATGGCCGGACGGACGGCCGCGATCGGCGTCGCCGTAGTGTTGGCCGCCGTGTTCACGGTGACGATCGCCTCGCAGGCCTACTGGGCGGTGACGGGGAGAAAGGACTACGACGAGTGATCGTCCGCTGATCGTTTCAACGAGCCGTTTCGTACCGGCGGGTACCGCGAATCATTCGAACGGTTAGTAGCCCGACACCGACCACGAACGCGATCCAGACGCCCTCGCTCGCGTCGATCGGTTCCGCGTACTCGACGGCGGCGACCGCGAGCAAGAGCGCGGCGACGTACAGCGTGTTCGTCCCGATGAAATCCGCGAGTCCCTCCTCGTCGGTCACGGCGTCCGGATCGTACCCTGCGATCAGGGAGACCATCCCTGCGTACTTGATCAGCGCTCCGAATAGGCCGACGAATCCGGCCGCGACGAGCAAGGAGACGATCGTTCCCGTACTCATACGCGATAGTTGACGGTTATCCAACAAAACTGTTCCGCACGGCCGGTGCGGGCTGCGAGCGCGGGTCTGAGCCGGTTCACTCGCCGGTTCGGAGGTGATGAAACACGTACGTCTGCGCGTACCCCGCACACTCGCCGCCGAATCGCTGGCGGATGGCCCGCGAGGTCGCCGCGTACGAGCCCCGATCGCAGTCGGGGTAGTGCTCCTCGATCGCGGACCTGATCCAGGTGTCGAGCGGGACGGCCTCGTCGAAGCCCAGCGAGAACAGCAGGATGCAGTCGGCCACCTTGTCCCCGACGCCGACGAACCGGGTGAGGTAGTCGCGGGCGGCCTCGTACTCGAGATCCCGCGCCTCGGCGGGGTGGGCCTCGCCGTTCGCGACCATCTCGGCCGTTCGCACGACGTACGGGGCGCGGTAGCCCAGTCCGAGCTCGCGAAGCTCCGACTCGGTCGCGGCCGCGAGCTGCTCCGGCGTCGGGAACGCGTACACGGCCTCGCCGTCGAACTCGATCGCGTCGCCGTACTCGCGGGCGAGCGTCGAAACCATGCGGTGGATGCGCCTGACGCGCATCTGGGCCGAGCAGATGAAGGAGATCAGCGTCCCGAAGGGCGGATCCGCGACGAGGCGCATCCCGCAGTGTGCCTCGTAAGCCTCCCGGACCAGCGGATCCTCGGGGGCGGCCGCGGCGATCGACTCGAGGTCGTCGTCGAGGCGCAGGAGTCGGCGGAGGATCGGTTCCGCGTCGGTCGTCGACCGCCACTCCAGTACGCCGTCTCGCTGTCGAACGCGGATCACCTCCCCGGAAGACGAGCCGTCGCCGACGAAGCGCCCGTCGACGACCGTGTGGTACCACGCCTCGGGCGCGGGGTCGCCGCCGTACATCTCGCCGTCCGATCGACGCCAGAGGTAGCTCTGGCCGCTTT
It includes:
- a CDS encoding mRNA cleavage and polyadenylation specificity factor-like protein — protein: MTVRHRDGIHFEFEADGEAAVVADARNAVGEVNVVSHAHADHTFRSTPGTVVCSAETAAIAAARTGTEFEYVDRAPGIDLVPAGHVVGSRAALIEDEAGRRYCYTGDVSIRDRCYLDGFDPSAIEADVLVIETTYGRPKYRFPPQADLESEIVDWIRDNDDRPLFLFGYSLGRAQKLQWIAREATERSGDREILASESIRDVTRAIESATDLSFDGQPYDSLRGLTDEIVILPSNQARSEWVERTVDREDGLKAGFSGWAVDDSFRYRGNYDATFPLTDHCDFDELVSVVCEIDPEVVYTHHGSDEAFADALATEYGYRARPLKRDQRTLGEFC
- a CDS encoding histone acetyltransferase; the protein is MEWFDFDEPNYDPLPAFEYDGAWYLSDGHTRAFATALAGFETVRIERDATLHETFDFGAYLTCIDWCTDAGVETITDLHGRVVGPGTYEVRWIDRCQQLTEPIED
- a CDS encoding thiolase family protein, which codes for MQEAVIVDAVRTPFGDRDGAFADVHPQDLAAEPLLALEERLGFDPERTIEDVIYGCVTPIGEQGGNIGRLAPLVAGWGDDVPGVQLNRMCGSGQQAVNFAAGAVATGAHDVLVAGGVEHMTRAPIGSDYDGVASSYFDHYDELVHQGESAERIAEEWGFGRRELDELAADSQRRWKGAWDAGRYESQITPVEVEVDGETRVVDADEHPRPESTADGLGELPLAFRDAGDGVIHAGNSSGIVDGASAVLVARREVAEERGWEPMARIVQTEVVGVDPVTMLTGPIPATEGVLEKTDLTIDDVDLFEVNEAFASVVAAWLEEMDVPRAELWERTNVNGGAIAHGHPLGATGAALITKLVHELDRTGKDVGLSTMCIGFGQGIATIVERI
- a CDS encoding DUF7344 domain-containing protein, which produces MTEDADDRSGDAGSNIPHDLSMRLATEGERSRVDELFDALSHRRRRLVLYYLKANEQTTLDELADWVATIEARPNGSEATAEQREAAAIDLFHIHLPKLADLKVIEYDRRSGDARYRDPPETVDQLLRAAAVMEFE
- a CDS encoding DUF7504 family protein, with product MNGDESSVDTSGTHGAAVASGLVRAVAEATGASPYDVPVLNDIVDPDALNALFDPATADSPTVVVALEIDDAVSIVESDETITVLDRPSASATDALGAIDDAAAATVTHDWDGPQSLLSTVVSAVTAATDADPIAVRDAIDAVLDRNALNALFRPRGNGVARGEGGLRVPFHEYDIIVRSGGTVTVQPTLTRINRTGGNLLVVGSVPHEVSEATSRDLLGTAPDRARVVAVHGHDVESAIDRLDAVEAAPPRSVVVDHGGGSRSVAAMEAAPQRPSVRPVAGDLDALAAELVDAVETLAAACDGLSPGQLRVCLDSLGSIRSQYDGDSVADFLETVTDRVRRASGIGHYVMLTDRTSEHVRAVEELFDVVVELRVGADGPEQRWHIRETGHTTEWFQTDVGGTET
- the moaC gene encoding cyclic pyranopterin monophosphate synthase MoaC, coding for MGEKDESAADDLTHTTAEGDVQMVDVGDKPDSERRAVAAGEIRLRPSTIEAIRDDQVGKGDVLATARVGAIQAVKHTWEAIPMCHQIPITNVDTAFDLRDDRIELEVAVETTGKTGCEMEALEGVTTGLNVVWDMVKAVEKDERGRYPETGLENVRVLEKEKRRR
- a CDS encoding SAM-dependent methyltransferase, which codes for MKFDELERVYGCDEYYWGTEPNEMAERTAALASETIDDVTAIDIGAGEGRDAVYFAERGWDVYALDVSPNGLRKAERLARDRGASLRTIEADANEAVPPEPVDVVYSAGTIQYIRPENRRRQFDRFKERTVSGGLHAMFAFVDHPAIPTPPDWTENEHFYSPGELAGYYEDWDVVRRREIVFDDDSGDEPHQHAAEILFARKSS
- a CDS encoding NAD(P)H-hydrate dehydratase, with product MITGERMAAVDENAAALGVPRKQLMESSGNAVARQVREVADPGDRVAIVAGRGNNGGDAFVAARFLDEYDATTILLGRSDAIGTEIARENWEALRRAGYETREVTDSSEFELPDCDVTVDAMLGTGISGELREPAATAARAINEADATVVAVDVPSGFDANAEPDAEDAGDHAENGVEADYVVTFHDEKPGLSDLDAEVTVADIGIPAAAERFVGPGDVRLARPDDREGRPYIIGGGPYTGAPALAAQAALRAGAELSFVAAPESVTGEIQSYAEDLIVQPYEGARLTPDQVDDLVETAERYENVVVIGPGLGNADETLDATRRFLESHTGRAVVDADALRVVPEVETEATLICTPNRGELAAMGGPDTDDLAAAADEIEAFAADLGHVILAKGAADVITDGDRTRISRSGTPGMKVGGTGDLLAGIVAALFDHADAIDAAAAGAHVNGLAGERLAETDANGYVASDMLYAIPEALWGETDG
- a CDS encoding SDR family oxidoreductase codes for the protein MSRTTPAGHLGRGEDVATLAVYFASEQAGFVTGQAVGVTGGVDLFTY
- a CDS encoding DNA-3-methyladenine glycosylase family protein — encoded protein: MQTGAIAIDDLAGGLDLYRTLESGQSYLWRRSDGEMYGGDPAPEAWYHTVVDGRFVGDGSSSGEVIRVRQRDGVLEWRSTTDAEPILRRLLRLDDDLESIAAAAPEDPLVREAYEAHCGMRLVADPPFGTLISFICSAQMRVRRIHRMVSTLAREYGDAIEFDGEAVYAFPTPEQLAAATESELRELGLGYRAPYVVRTAEMVANGEAHPAEARDLEYEAARDYLTRFVGVGDKVADCILLFSLGFDEAVPLDTWIRSAIEEHYPDCDRGSYAATSRAIRQRFGGECAGYAQTYVFHHLRTGE
- a CDS encoding DUF3784 domain-containing protein, producing MSTGTIVSLLVAAGFVGLFGALIKYAGMVSLIAGYDPDAVTDEEGLADFIGTNTLYVAALLLAVAAVEYAEPIDASEGVWIAFVVGVGLLTVRMIRGTRRYETAR
- a CDS encoding acylphosphatase encodes the protein MTDRSRAHVFVSGKVQGVFYRATTRETAREHGVDGWVKNLQDGRVEAVFEGPENAVESMIEFCHEGSPAADVNDVAVEYEEPRGEEGFEVRY